Below is a genomic region from Balaenoptera ricei isolate mBalRic1 chromosome 3, mBalRic1.hap2, whole genome shotgun sequence.
CTGCAGCCTGTAAGGCGGTGCTTCGCAAAGGCTGATCTGGACTCCCGTTAAATCCACCAGAAGTCCCAGGCTCTACTACCACAGCTCATTCTGCAATTACTGGTAAAGTCCGAGAATATGCGTTTTGAAGAGGCACCCAAATAATTCATCCCCCAGCCTcccacatctttttatttttaactagtcAAAATTAGTTTGACATCTTTGGAATTTCACACGTACTACTTTTTAGCATCCCGGAAAGACGAATGGGTTCTTGAGGTGTTAATGACTCAGATAccaacacttttatttttattccagtgTCTTTCTAAATCTCTCAAAAAACACTCTTAATGCTCTAGAGACACAGGTCCATtgtgcttcctcccctccccctcaaccccccgcctcccccctcccGCCATGACTTTAAACTATTTTATCCCACTTTATGTATTACGTGCCCAGTAGATTCTTATGCAGTAGATTCTTATGCACTGCGCAAGTCTAGGCGATCCAATTCAATCCTTACCTAGTCGggaaggaaaaacacaaaataaacaactcctccttcccccccgcccccggccccaaAACAAAACTCGCATTCCTTGCTTAAGACCAAGGCCTTTGTTTCCCTTTAAGAGTTGGCGCGTGGGCTGAGAGCGTCCCGAGCGCGCCAGTCCCCTTTCTGGGGCGTCGGCGGAGCGTGGCCAATCAAGGGCCGCGGTCTTGGCGGCGGAAGCCGGaagcggtgagcgggggctggcCCGGACCTAGGGGAGGCGGGCCGAGGGCGTTAGAGCTGCGGACCGCGGCGAACGTGGGCTGGGGGAAGTGGCGGTCGCTGCGGCGGCGGCGCCAAGACGGCGGGCATGGTGGGGCGGGAGAAGGAGCTCTCTATCCACTTTGTTCCCGGGAACTGCCGTTTGGTGGAGGTGAGGGAGTCGGCCCGGGtcttggggcggggaggggaggtgcGTCTCGTAGGAACTGAGTGCGCGGAGGGGGACGAGTCTTGCAGCGGGAGCTCGAGTGGTTTTCCAGACGCCTCCTGCCGGAGTCGGAGGCCCCGGGCGGCGAGGGCGGCGCCGCCGAGTTTGTTTACCTTGGTGCACacccttctgtgttttctttttcagccgCTGTGACGGGAAAAGAGTAGGTCGGGTTTCACTTTCGAGCCTCCCGTCTCCCCTCCCGGGAACGAAGAGGGGTTTTCAGAGCTGTTTCAGTTTTGATTATTTCTAAATTTCGTTTTCATCCTTTGTTCGTATCCTTCGGTCTTAACAGTTCGTATCCCTAAGAAAGAAGGGGCCAGGTGGCTTTTCAGAAATAATAACAGGATTGGAGGTGAAAAGTTACTGAACTCGTCACTGTGTTatgcactttacatgcattatttactTTAGTCCTCATATTTATGAGATACTGGttttgttccattttacagataagaaaattgaggcttagagggcAAGTCCTTGGCCCAAGTTCATTCAGTAAGGTTGCAGCCGGGATTCAAATACAGATCTATTTGAACAACTACGGAGGTTGCATAAACGAAAGCTCCTACTGTGTTTGGAGAGCCCTCATTCTCTCCTGTTTCATTCCAGGCCCCCCAGCATTCATCAGTCCACATAATATATCTAGCACTGGGGATAGGAAGAATGTTAATGCCCAGGCCAACATATCTTAAGGATATAAGAGAGGATATAGGTGATGGCTATTTTTGATTATGCAGAATTTTTACACCTTCAAAATACAGCATATTTAGTGTTTTCAAATCGTTTTGGTATTTGGAGGGTAAGGTTAGAATAATGGGCTGTTTAAACCTCTCTTTTGTTCCTGTGTACCCCAAACAATGCTGAGTACTGTAATGTTACATATTGTTTGTTTATGTCAGTGTATATGcgcacatgtatgtatatacacctTAATCAGTTTTCACAGTAGGAGTTCAGTAGACTAATGAAAATGGATTTTCCTTCAGTAAAATTGCACAACCAAAAGCTTGGCACATATTTGCTGCTCTCAAAACCGGAATTAAAACTTGCTCGTGTCTTACAGTTTCTGTTTGAGAAATAGACTGTAGTGGTTCCTGttaatagtactgtctgtggggTACAATAGGATGCCAGTAGGAGTTAGACAAGTGTCACCTAGGTATCTAAAGTTTTTTAAAGTCCAGGAGTATCTCCTCAAAGATCTGCCTCAAGGGGAATGTTGTTAGAATCATATAAATCAGTGTGAAGCTTTGCCAAATTGAAGAGGTTCTAAAAATAGCAAAGTATAATTACATTTACCACTAACATTTAAGAAGATCCCTCTTtagatatttgttttgtttcactcTTGACTTTTTCTAGGACATTTTTTAGTAGAAGTTAATCCAAGTGTACTGAAGTAGAAATCTCTGTTCCAGAGTACTGTTTAGACCATTTTGAAAGAGCCATTTATCTTCCATTACCTGTACAGTTTGGTATTATTTGATTTGATGGCATAATAAGAGCTACAGCTCTTCGTTTATTTATATGCATTTACTTTttcaagtgttttttgtttgtttgtttgtttttggtgtctgtaaaTCTGGTCACCTGAAGTTACTGAATTCTGTACATCTAAGAGTTTATAGGATAAGAGGCACATATGTTCAGGGCAACTTAAAGTGGTGTTTAATATTCCTGACCCATAAgaataaaaattgagaaatagaCTCTTCAGGCAGAGTATCTTCAACTCTTAATTATTCTTTGTGTTAACTAGACAGCTTTTTGTTCCTCTATTCAGAGTTCCTTGAAGTGTTTGGACATTCCTGTGTTTTGCAGAACTAAAGTAATTTACAGGGTAATggtccaaaataatttttagaggattatttctcttttaaaaagaaaaaaaatagtgtgcTTTAAGAAGCTTCAGGTAGAGTTGTTTATACAAAGTCAAATATAGAAGAGATACTTTTGTTTGGCCTCTTTTAATTTCAGAGTGATGCATATTTTATTTGCTAACCACCAATAAACTTGCAATCCAAATGAAAACATCTTGTTGGGCTCCTATACTGGTGACAGAAGGTGCTCATTGAGTCTCTAGAGAGAACTATATGAAAAGAGGATAAgttattttaagtaaatgaacCTTCTTTCACTCTATTCAGATTTCTCTGTGGTAAGGATAATATGGAATTGTAGGACTGTAAAGCTGGAAGAGCCTTAGTCATCTTGTCCAAATGCCTCATTTCACCAGTGAGGAGTTAGATCAGTAGAGATGGAGTAACTGCTCAATGCCACAGAGTGTGGTTAATCATCATGAAACCCCGTATAAGTTCAAAGGATTGAGACAAAACTTGGCTGGATGATAGAAGCAAAAGGGCCCAAGTTCTGCTTCCAACCTTTTCCCTTTTACTGTGGGCAAAACCTTTAACATCTGTAGACAAGGTTCCTCACTTCGGAAGTGACATCTGCCCTGCCTGTCTAATAGGACTCCTCCTGTGGTCAAAAGGTATGATGCAGGTTTATATAACACATGatagttttcaaatataagaTTGTGCAGAATCATTTGTTTCAGAAAATGCTTGTACTTTAGATCTCTGCTCTTTTAACATAGAAAATTCTTGAGCATTGACATGTGACCACTAGGTAACACAGACTGTTTCATATTTTCTTCCAGGGACCTTACATATTATCCCAGGGTATAAGGATGTAAGGTTGTATTTTTTCCATGCAACGCCCAtccttttttaaagttaagtGGTATTATATTCCCTAAAGAGCCTTGCTGTGCTTGTAACTTAATactgtatttcatcaaatctaagatgctCTCAATTATAAGATTATCTGGGCTCTTATTTTAAGATGcactaaaaagcaaaaaacactgCCAAACcatctttatttcattcatttaacagagatgataaatgaggaaaaaaatgtgctTCACAGAATCAGTGAAGTACCTAGAGATCTTATTTTACTGTTTAAGAATTTTGTGGTTACTGCAAGCATGATGCTTGTTCTTTAATTACTTCTAGTTTTCCTTTTTAAGGGGGAAAATGGGAAAGATGTTGTCGCTGCTAGAAAGGTAGATGGCAGTTTTTTGACTTCTTTGATTAAGAGCTATCTTTAGGAaggtcttggacttccctggagtTCTCAGAGTTCAGTTTCCAAATCAccagcatcagcaccacctggaaacttgttagaaaggcAAATTATCAGGCCTCATTCCAAATCTACTTGATCTGAAAGCCTTGCAGTCGATTCCTATCCTCAGCGAATAAAGCCTGTGAACCACTGATCTAAGAACCCTGGTCTGTTCCTTTCCTTCTTGAGAGTGAAGTGAGAAACTCAGAAGAGACCACATCATAGCTCTGTTATAGTCTTTTCCCAGGGATCTTTATGGTATTTATCCTGTGTAAATTGTTTTCTGATTGTATCTCTACTAGACTTGGCATGTTTTAACCTCTTTACAATTAGAATCTTTGTAGAGTTGTTTTCTTGccagaaattcaaagaaaatattttgctggCTGAAATCCTTGTTTTTATAGATCATTTGGCTTAGAGCCAAGTTTTGCAACACAGAGCATAGATGAATTTTTCTCTAACTTCTAAAATGTCTTGAAATTGGTTGAACtaaggaaaaaatatctttaagaaTTACCTTTGTACTGTCTCTGTCAGCCCTTTCATTTCAGGTTTTTCGTATAATAGAAATACTTGATTTGGgtggccttttttaaaaaaatgtatagtcTTCTAAGTTAGCTGAATTGagggccaggaaaaaaaaagtctttttgtgTGCACAAAAAAGGTTATTGTGTGCATATTTAAGATTTTTGACAGCTCAGAATTAGGTGACTATAAcaacatttgaaatttaaaaggcCTCAAgttgataaaatttaataaaactttttgttgttttttaatagtaaatgTTGACTTAATTCAAGAGTCTGAGGAAATTCGGTGTTACCTATCTTGGGAAGAAGGGAAAGTTCTATGTAAACATAGAACTTAAATTGTTTCTTAAATAGTAGttcctttttaatttcagtgtgtgaggaatttttcctttttcacaatAGCAGCACAGaccagtttaaaatatttatttttttcttatcctctatctttgtttattagttttaactGGTCTAAATAGGTAAATTAAGAGTTAATGCAGGAATatgaatggtggtggtggtatgaattgggagattgggattgacatatatacacaaacatgtataaaataggtaactaataagaacctgctgtaaaaaaaataaaattaaaaaaaagaatgttatatgatgtatctaaaaaaatgatacaaatgaaagtaTTTACAAAAGAAAGAGGTAATTCAGGAATATTTGCCAATTTGGTTAAACTTAGAAAGAAAGGTAGTGCTATAAGgaccaaatttatttttcttctacataAATTCTGTGAAATGTGAATTCTCTAATTTGGACCTATCACAGTATGATAAAATCAGTgagatttgaaaaaaaacttGAGATTAAAAACTGAAGACCAAAAATGTCAATTTGGAAACATATCGGCAGAACATAGCCCCAGTATTTAATCAGGCCATAAAGTAAGTAAGCTTAGAACTAACTGCATTTTTATAAACAGAAGAACGTAATTGCTGTTTTTTTACTAATTTGGACATCATTGGTCGTAAAAATAAGCTTTTCCATTATTACCACAGGAAATCTAAACCTATTTGACTAGGTGATTCCTTGCAGTATCATCTTAGGTTCTTTTTCTTGGGTAAgattattaaaactttttttttaataaatttattttatttttaatttttggctgtgttgggtcttcgttgctgcgcgcaggcttctcattgcagtggcttctcttgttgcggagcacgggctctaggtgaacaggtttcagtagttgtggctttcgggttctagagcgcaggctcagtagtggtggcgcacgagcttagttgctccgtggcaaaACTTTTTCTTAAGTGACACACTTACCCATGCATTTTGATTAATCTTTTTTCTAACTTAAGAATTGGCTTATAGGTATGGGAAAGGAAGCATACAATTAAGACTTTGAAGTATGTAGTGAATGAAGATGGTGGCTGATTTCGTTGAGAGACTATTTTCAAATTAAACAATCCTTTTCCGCCCCCTTCACATTTAGGAGGAAGTTAACATCCCCAACAGGCGGGTTCTGATTACTGGTGCCACTGGGCTTCTTGGCAGAGCTGTTTACAAAGAATTTCAGCAGAATAATTGGCATGCCGTTGGCTGTGGTTTTAGAAGAGCAAGACCAAAATTTGAGCAGGTTAATCTCTTGGATTCTAGTGCAGTTCATCACATCATTTATGATTTTCAGGTATGGTTTATTTTAACACATAAGTTAACTATTAATAATTGTCTGGATGACTTGAAAAGTGCTCTTGTTCTCAAGGAAGTTACTGAAAGCTCTAACATATTAAGCAACAATAATATatagtacacttttttttttggcatggatAAGAATATGTCATCCTTGAAAAGATTAGGTTGAGACATAGGTTgacaaaaggcagaaaatgaaGCATTTTGTAAAATGCTTATGTTTGTGAAGTATTCTTCTAAGTACTACTTTCTATGCATATCCTTTCTTAATATTATTTGTAAACCTTACAACACTGCAAAATATTCTCATTTGCATTTTAGAGATCACAAAGGCAAGAGTGGTTAAACCACTTGTTGGCGATGGTCACAGAagacttacagaaaaatttaGATTCTGTTACACCTCTGATCAAATCAGAAGTTCAGGTTCTTCCTAAAAATATGATCCAAGGAaaacctgcatcagaatcacttgggaaaCTTGTTCTTAGGGCTCACTCCCAGAGATTTTCATTCAATAAGTGTGTGGTGGGCCCTGGGACTCTACATTTTAAGAACCATCCCAGCTTATGCACATTTAAGTTTGAAAACAGCTCTCAGATCATGCTTCCTCAAGCAATTGCTGAGAAGGAGGAAGTTGGGGGAGTGGGTACACGAGCCCTGTATGTCACTGAACTTGCCAAATCTTAGCTCTTACTCAGCTCCTCTGGGAAGTAGGTGCCCCTTCTCTACAAAGGACCCTCTGCATTCCTCTGTCCTGATGTAGGTCATATGATATTGAAACAGTCTCTTTACATATCTGTCTTTTGCATTAGATTTGGAAATCCTTGCTCCTTGCACGGTGCTTAGCATATAGGTGGCATACTTAAATGCTCAACTGGGAATACAATTTTTATGGATGGTTAATCTTCTTTAAATGATTGGTTTAAGAGATTGGAATTTATGAATTTAATTTGCAATTGATATTCCTCTCCATTTATCCTAGACTTATTAAGTATTTAGGTCATGTTAATTACATAAATGATCGCTCTTTTCTCCCACCCAGATTAGGGGGATGAAGCTTCTTTTGATTTAAAAGCATGGTTGTCAACAAGAGTTGTGTCTGATTTTGCCTAGGAATTGCTAAATTGCTCTTTCCCTTTCAGGAAGTTTGAAAGTTGAAAAAGGGAAGTGTGACAAAACTACATTAAAAATTACAATGATTCTTTAGTTGAAGGAATGTcgatttaataaacattttctatGAATTAATTTACTGTTGGAAGGCTACAGTTCttctgttttattcctttttgggTTAAAAACACATCCATGCTGAACTCCCAGCCCCATGTCATAGTACATTGTGCAGCAGAGAGAAGGCCAGATGTTGTCGAAAATCAGCCGGATGCTGCTTCTCAACTTAATGTGGCTGCTTCTGGGAACTTAGCAAAGGAAGCAGGTAATGATGTCTTTATAAAATCTTCATAAGATATTGAGTGACTGCTGAGTTTGTAAAGATTAAACTTTTGTACATGGTTTATAAAAGATTTGTTATGTATATGATGAATAAGCTGTTAGAAATTCCAGTAAAGAGTAATGTCGTGTAGTAATTTAATAGAttcttttctttgtgtcttttttttttttttgtagctgcaGTTGGAGCATTTCTAATCTACATTAGCTCCGATTATGTTTTTGATGGAATAAACCCACCTTATAGAGAGGAAGACATACCAAGTCCCCTAAATCTATATGGCAAAACAAAATTAGAAGGAGAAAGGGCTGTCCTGGAGAACAATTTAGGTAAGACACATCTCTTTAGCCCCGTACATGACTGCTTTTGAGGATTCCTTTTTGTTTATGATGTATTATATatgtttctaatttaaaaaaaattagtcaagGAACATAAATCATTGGAGAAAAACTAGGGAATGCAATTAATAGAAAAACAAGAATTTTCGAAATCCTGAAGAATTTATgaatccttccagactttttccagAATCGGTGGGTACAGGAATATtgttaaagaaaacaaatcataCAGTACAAATTTTTGTAATACAGGTCAATATCATTTTTCTTGGATTGCGGTATTCTGTTTTttgtatggtttttcttttttcctgtgtgtgtttgtgtatatatacgcACACATAAATGTGCTGATTATAAAAAGTATACCCtccttgaaaaaatttttaaaaacatttaaaattgtaaagAGTTCTCTCAGTACTCCCTCAGAGAGAGAAGCACCAACTGTGCTTATGTATGGaagtattttttttgaatttttaaacctGTGTGCATGTTGTTTTGTAACCTGGTTTTTCTCCCCCCACATACATACATTTCAGTTCTTACGGAGCCAtctctggaatatctttttcatatcAGTAGCTGCATAATATTTGACTTAATGGTCCCCTGCACTAAAACTCCTGCCTCAGACTGTACTACATCCCTGAGAAGCATCCCCTAGTATATATACTATACTAACACATTTaggggttttctttttgtattataAATTATCCTTCGGAAATCATCCTTGAATATATTATCAATATATAGCTGACCCTTGGACAGTGCAGGGATTAGGGTTGCCAATCCCTGCATAGTGGGAAATCCATGTGTACTCCCCGAAGACTCACTCACAGCCTACTATTGACTGAAGCCTTACTAAAACATAAACAGTCGATTTACACATATTTTGTGtgttgcatgtatttttttttaatgtaattcccAGGACAGTCACGTCTTtaacctttcctttcttctctttctctttctctttctctccttctctttctctttctctttctctttctctttctctttctctttc
It encodes:
- the MAT2B gene encoding methionine adenosyltransferase 2 subunit beta isoform X2, whose product is MVGREKELSIHFVPGNCRLVEEEVNIPNRRVLITGATGLLGRAVYKEFQQNNWHAVGCGFRRARPKFEQVNLLDSSAVHHIIYDFQPHVIVHCAAERRPDVVENQPDAASQLNVAASGNLAKEAAAVGAFLIYISSDYVFDGINPPYREEDIPSPLNLYGKTKLEGERAVLENNLGAAVLRIPVLYGEVEKLEESAVTVMFDKVQFSNKSANMDHWQQRFPTHVKDVATVCRQLAEKRMLDPSIKGTFHWSGNEQMTKYEMACAIADTFNLPSSHLRPITDSPVLGAQRPRNAQLDCSKLETLGIGQRTPFRIGIKESLWPFLIDKRWRQTVFH
- the MAT2B gene encoding methionine adenosyltransferase 2 subunit beta isoform X4; the encoded protein is MIKTHTRTCAPGTIPTFYLANMKTDPQMQEEVNIPNRRVLITGATGLLGRAVYKEFQQNNWHAVGCGFRRARPKFEQVNLLDSSAVHHIIYDFQPHVIVHCAAERRPDVVENQPDAASQLNVAASGNLAKEAAAVGAFLIYISSDYVFDGINPPYREEDIPSPLNLYGKTKLEGERAVLENNLGAAVLRIPVLYGEVEKLEESAVTVMFDKVQFSNKSANMDHWQQRFPTHVKDVATVCRQLAEKRMLILLACVWGSCRLKPEDRRAVSYSRMTRSFTDLSFLSASGRRILNDCATREVPRDFF